A section of the Halichoerus grypus chromosome 11, mHalGry1.hap1.1, whole genome shotgun sequence genome encodes:
- the ACAD8 gene encoding isobutyryl-CoA dehydrogenase, mitochondrial isoform X5 translates to MKSRKNFRKWPLTLLPGRWLQTWQSGTRSMCVWMIDTFGSEEQRHRFCPPLCTMEKFASYCLTEPGSGSDAASLLTAAKRQGDHYILNGSKAFISGGGESDIYVVMCRTGGQGPKGISCIVVEKGTPGLSFGKKEKKMGWNSQPTRAVTFEDCAVPVANRIGNEGQGFVIAMKGLNGGRVNVASCSLGAAHASVILTRDHLSVRKQFGEPLASNQYLQFKLADMATRLVASRLIIRSAAVALQEEREDAVALCSMAKLFATDECFAICNQALQMHGGYGYLKDYAVQQYVRDSRVHQILEGSNEVMRMLISRSLFQE, encoded by the exons CATGTGTGTCTGGATGATTGATACCTTTGGAAGTGAGGAACAGAGGCACAGATTCTGCCCACCGCTCTGTACCATGGAGAAGTTTGCATCCTACTGCCTCACTGAGCCAG GAAGTGGTAGTGATGCTGCCTCCCTTTTGACCGCAGCAAAACGACAAGGAGATCATTACATCCTCAATGGTTCCAAG GCCTTCATCAGTGGTGGAGGTGAATCAGACATCTACGTGGTCATGTGCCGAACAGGAGGGCAAGGCCCCAAAGGCATCTCTTGTATAGTTGTGGAGAAGGGGACCCCTGGCCTTAGCTttggcaagaaggaaaaaaag ATGGGGTGGAACTCCCAGCCAACGCGCGCCGTGACCTTTGAAGATTGTGCAGTGCCCGTGGCCAACAGAATTGGAAATGAGGGACAGGGCTTCGTCATTGCCATGAAAGGACTGAACGGAGGGAGAGTCAATGTTG CTTCCTGCTCCCTAGGAGCTGCTCATGCTTCAGTCATCCTCACCCGAGACCATCTCAGTGTTCGGAAGCAGTTTGGAGAGCCTCTGGCCAGTAACCAG TACCTGCAATTCAAACTGGCTGATATGGCAACAAGGCTGGTGGCCTCACGGCTGATCATCCGCAGTGCAGCGGTGGCTCTGCAGGAGGAGCGGGAAGATGCAGTGGCCCTCTGCTCCATGGCCAAGCTCTTCGCTACAGATGAATGCTTTGCT ATCTGCAACCAGGCTTTACAGATGCATGGAGGCTATGGCTACCTGAAGGACTATGCTGTTCAGCAGTATGTGCGGGACTCCAGGGTCCATCAAATCCTAGAAG GTAGCAATGAAGTGATGAGGATGCTGATCTCTCGAAGCCTGTTTCAGGAGTAG